One region of Corvus moneduloides isolate bCorMon1 chromosome 15, bCorMon1.pri, whole genome shotgun sequence genomic DNA includes:
- the LOC116451425 gene encoding pancreatic secretory trypsin inhibitor-like, translated as MKVAGIFLLLSLALCFYQGNAEMDAAPGIEAACENFNLRRGCTREFDPVCGTDDVLYSNECLLCLHNLQRSSHVRIKNRGMCRTPRASSSLN; from the exons ATGAAGGTAGCTGGTatcttcctgctcctctccctggcGCTCTGCTTCTACCAAG GAAACGCCGAGATGGATGCAGCTCCAGGAATAGAG GCAGCTTGTGAGAATTTCAACCTAAGAAGAGGGTGTACAAGGGAATTTGACCCCGTCTGTGGCACCGATGACGTCCTGTACAGCAACGAGTGCCTGTTGTGCCTTCACAACCT GCAAAGAAGCAGCCACGTGCGCATCAAGAACAGAGGAATGTGCCGAACTCCCCGCGCCAGCTCCTCTCTGAACTGA